A genomic stretch from Deinococcus planocerae includes:
- a CDS encoding GTP-binding protein yields the protein MAKGTFERTKPHVNVGTIGHVDHGKTTLTAAITFTAAAADPTVEKLAYDQIDKAPEEKARGITINTAHVEYNTPTRHYSHVD from the coding sequence ATGGCAAAAGGAACGTTTGAGCGGACGAAGCCCCACGTGAACGTGGGGACCATCGGGCACGTCGACCACGGCAAGACCACGCTGACCGCGGCGATCACCTTCACGGCGGCAGCGGCGGACCCGACGGTCGAGAAGCTGGCCTACGACCAGATCGACAAGGCCCCCGAAGAAAAGGCCCGCGGCATCACCATCAACACCGCCCACGTCGAGTACAACACCCCCACCCGCCACTACTCCCACGTCGACT
- a CDS encoding ABC transporter ATP-binding protein: MDSLRTLWPYLRLHTRQYVIGLLAVIVANAVNLLPYYFIRLTIDGLTGATDASPGTAGVTLGQVGLYALGIVLAAATAGALMLVMRRQIVVASRQTEYEIRRDIYGNLQTLDKAYYDRARTGDLMNRLTGDLSAVREMLGFGAWQIVNIVSGFATAFAVMFGLSWQLTLIVLAVLPVIVGILFYLARQINKRHTLVQEQNSLIAAKAQENFSGARVVKGYAIEDREVADYRAMNLELLRRNISLAKVDGPLRAFMSLLIGFAFALILLVGGRLILSPAEGGSFTVGMFVQFVGTLERLTWPMLMVGWITGVTQRGLASWLRLRELLEARPKVYDERGRTETGIRTLRGDVGFENVSLRYGDRTVLDRVNLHIPAGTFVGITGPTGSGKTVLAGLITRSMDPADGVVRLDGHDVRTIPLRTLRENIAVVPQEPFLFSDTIANNIGFGLEGRDLPAIPTGVSVVTTPPPPELPQQPDLDRVREAARLAGLAGDVEGFPQGYDTMLGERGVTLSGGQRQRTAIARAIVREPRILILDDSLSAVDTETERRILDGLREVSRGRTVLLIGHRVSTLRHADQIVVLDEGRVVEQGTHDDLLARGGHYAELERLQRLASDLDAEDQPIRDPEVAAADLERQPQEAVK; this comes from the coding sequence TTGGACAGTCTCCGAACCCTCTGGCCGTACCTGCGGCTCCACACGCGGCAGTACGTGATCGGACTGCTCGCCGTGATCGTCGCCAACGCCGTGAACCTCCTGCCTTACTACTTCATCCGCCTGACCATCGACGGCCTGACGGGCGCGACGGACGCCAGTCCCGGCACGGCGGGGGTGACGCTCGGGCAGGTCGGGCTTTACGCGCTCGGCATCGTGCTCGCGGCGGCCACCGCCGGGGCGCTGATGCTCGTCATGCGGCGGCAGATCGTGGTCGCCTCACGGCAGACGGAGTACGAGATTCGCCGGGACATCTACGGGAACCTCCAGACCCTCGACAAGGCGTATTACGACCGGGCGCGCACGGGCGACCTGATGAATCGCTTGACCGGGGACCTCAGCGCCGTGCGCGAGATGCTGGGCTTCGGCGCGTGGCAGATCGTGAATATCGTCTCGGGCTTCGCCACCGCCTTCGCCGTGATGTTCGGCCTGAGCTGGCAGCTCACCTTGATCGTCCTGGCCGTGCTGCCGGTCATCGTGGGCATCCTCTTTTACCTCGCCCGGCAGATCAACAAACGCCACACCCTCGTGCAGGAGCAGAACAGCCTGATCGCTGCCAAGGCGCAGGAGAACTTCAGCGGCGCGCGCGTCGTGAAGGGCTACGCCATCGAGGACCGCGAGGTCGCCGACTACCGGGCGATGAACCTCGAACTCCTGCGGCGCAACATCTCCCTGGCGAAGGTGGACGGCCCCCTGCGCGCCTTCATGAGCCTGCTGATCGGCTTCGCCTTCGCGCTGATCCTGCTCGTCGGCGGGCGGCTGATCCTGAGTCCGGCGGAGGGCGGGAGCTTTACGGTCGGCATGTTCGTGCAGTTCGTGGGCACGCTGGAGCGGCTGACGTGGCCCATGCTGATGGTGGGGTGGATCACCGGCGTGACCCAGCGCGGGCTGGCCTCCTGGCTGCGGCTGCGTGAACTGTTGGAAGCCCGGCCCAAGGTGTACGACGAGCGGGGCCGCACCGAGACGGGCATCCGCACCCTGCGCGGCGACGTGGGCTTCGAGAACGTGTCGCTGCGCTACGGCGACCGCACGGTCCTCGACCGGGTGAACCTGCACATCCCCGCCGGGACCTTCGTGGGGATCACCGGGCCAACCGGAAGCGGCAAGACGGTCCTCGCGGGGCTGATCACCCGCAGCATGGACCCCGCGGACGGGGTGGTGCGCCTCGACGGGCACGACGTGCGGACGATTCCGCTGCGCACCCTGCGCGAGAACATCGCGGTCGTGCCGCAAGAACCCTTCCTCTTCAGCGACACCATCGCCAACAACATCGGCTTCGGGCTGGAGGGACGTGACCTGCCGGCCATCCCGACCGGCGTGAGCGTGGTGACGACCCCGCCGCCCCCCGAACTGCCCCAGCAGCCCGACCTGGACCGGGTGCGGGAGGCGGCGCGGCTCGCCGGTCTGGCCGGGGACGTGGAGGGCTTCCCGCAGGGGTACGACACGATGCTCGGCGAGCGCGGCGTGACCCTCAGCGGCGGGCAGCGCCAGCGCACGGCTATCGCCCGCGCCATCGTGCGCGAGCCCCGCATCCTGATCCTCGACGACAGCCTCTCGGCGGTGGACACCGAGACCGAGCGGCGCATCCTCGACGGGCTGCGGGAGGTCAGCCGGGGGCGCACCGTCCTCCTGATCGGGCACCGGGTGAGCACCCTGCGGCACGCGGACCAGATCGTGGTGCTCGACGAGGGCCGGGTCGTCGAGCAGGGCACGCACGACGACCTCCTCGCCCGGGGCGGCCACTACGCCGAACTCGAACGCCTCCAGCGCCTCGCCTCCGACCTCGACGCCGAAGACCAACCTATCCGTGACCCGGAGGTGGCCGCCGCCGACCTCGAACGCCAGCCGCAGGAGGCCGTGAAGTGA
- a CDS encoding ABC transporter ATP-binding protein, which translates to MTQPDTLDVTQKGFDARLTRRIFVYLRPYVGLVVLGVVLALLIAVAQPLFGLIQRHAIDAYLLPFERDRTVNADALYRGLTLAALGYMALKVVEFVLQYGFTLAIGYLGQNVLRDIRADVFGKLQRLHLAYFDQNPVGRLITRVTSDVDAINQFITGGLVSLIQSAFLITAYVVIMLRVNWQLALISFAVLPVLYFATNFFRTRLRDAFRATRAQQAFVNTRLNENITGMLTVQLFGREARTALDFDHANRALLTANVNSVRWFSLFMPTVAVLGQVAVALVLYFAARQILGAETLGGAVAGAVTVGTLFAFVQWTQQLFQPIQDLADVFNNLQAAMASSERIFGVLDTEEEITDQPDAKRLGNFEGRVAFEGVWFAYDQAVTRDTPDSDDRWILRGIDLHIQPGESVALVGATGAGKTSVTALVSRFYDVQRGAVKVDGTDVRGLAQHDLRKHVGVVLQDVFLFAGTIESNLTLGNADIPHGRVVEACKYVGVHDYIVSLPEGYDTEVRERGATLSTGQKQLLAFARALIQNPDILLVLDEATANVDTEAELRIQQALQKVMLGRTSIIIAHRLSTIEHCDRIVVMRRGKIVEQGSHRELLARGGYYARLHRLQYAQGDAAD; encoded by the coding sequence GTGACCCAGCCCGACACCCTCGACGTGACCCAGAAGGGCTTCGACGCGCGGCTCACCCGCCGCATCTTCGTGTACCTGAGGCCCTACGTGGGGCTGGTGGTCCTCGGCGTCGTGCTCGCCCTCCTGATCGCCGTCGCGCAGCCCCTCTTCGGCCTGATCCAGCGCCACGCCATCGACGCCTACCTGCTGCCCTTCGAGCGGGACCGCACCGTCAACGCGGACGCGCTCTACCGGGGCCTCACGCTCGCCGCCCTGGGGTACATGGCCCTCAAGGTGGTGGAGTTCGTCCTCCAGTACGGCTTCACGCTCGCCATCGGGTATCTCGGGCAGAACGTGCTGCGCGACATCCGGGCGGACGTGTTCGGCAAGCTCCAGCGGCTGCACCTCGCCTACTTCGACCAGAATCCGGTCGGGCGGCTGATCACCCGCGTGACGAGCGACGTGGACGCGATCAACCAGTTCATCACGGGCGGGCTCGTCAGCCTGATCCAGAGTGCCTTCCTGATCACGGCGTACGTGGTGATCATGCTGCGGGTGAACTGGCAGCTCGCGCTGATCTCCTTCGCGGTGCTGCCGGTGCTGTACTTCGCCACCAACTTCTTCCGCACCCGGCTGCGCGACGCCTTCCGTGCCACCCGCGCCCAGCAGGCCTTCGTGAACACCCGCCTGAATGAGAACATTACCGGGATGCTGACGGTCCAGCTCTTCGGGCGGGAGGCGAGGACCGCCCTCGACTTCGATCACGCGAACCGGGCGCTGCTGACCGCGAACGTGAACAGCGTGCGGTGGTTTTCGCTGTTCATGCCGACGGTCGCGGTGCTGGGGCAGGTCGCCGTCGCGCTCGTGCTGTACTTCGCGGCGCGGCAGATTCTGGGGGCCGAGACTCTGGGCGGGGCGGTGGCGGGCGCGGTTACGGTGGGCACCCTCTTCGCCTTCGTGCAGTGGACGCAGCAACTCTTCCAGCCTATCCAGGACCTCGCGGACGTGTTCAACAACCTCCAGGCGGCGATGGCGAGCAGCGAGCGCATTTTCGGGGTCCTCGACACGGAAGAGGAGATCACCGACCAGCCGGACGCGAAGAGGCTGGGGAACTTCGAGGGCCGGGTGGCCTTCGAGGGCGTGTGGTTCGCCTACGACCAGGCGGTCACGAGGGACACGCCCGACAGCGACGACCGCTGGATTCTGCGCGGCATCGACCTCCACATCCAGCCCGGCGAGAGCGTGGCCCTCGTCGGCGCGACGGGCGCGGGCAAGACGAGCGTGACGGCCCTCGTGAGCCGCTTCTACGACGTGCAGCGCGGGGCGGTGAAGGTGGACGGGACCGACGTGCGGGGCCTCGCGCAGCACGACCTGCGCAAGCACGTCGGCGTCGTCTTGCAGGACGTGTTTCTCTTCGCGGGGACCATCGAGAGCAACCTGACGCTGGGCAACGCCGACATTCCCCACGGGCGGGTGGTGGAGGCGTGCAAGTACGTCGGCGTGCACGACTACATCGTCTCGTTGCCGGAAGGGTACGACACCGAGGTCCGCGAGCGCGGCGCGACCCTCTCGACCGGGCAAAAGCAGCTCCTCGCCTTCGCGCGGGCGCTGATCCAGAACCCCGACATCCTGCTCGTGCTCGACGAGGCGACCGCGAACGTGGACACCGAGGCCGAGCTGCGCATCCAGCAGGCCCTCCAGAAGGTGATGCTGGGCCGCACGAGCATCATCATCGCCCACCGCTTATCGACCATCGAGCACTGCGACCGCATCGTCGTGATGCGCCGGGGCAAGATCGTGGAACAGGGAAGTCACCGCGAATTGCTCGCCCGGGGCGGGTACTACGCGCGACTCCACAGGTTGCAATACGCGCAGGGAGACGCGGCGGACTGA
- the pstS gene encoding phosphate ABC transporter substrate-binding protein PstS, producing MKTFLLGLALVTTGSAAAQTALTGAGASFPYPLYSKMFAEYRETTGVTVNYQSVGSGAGQKQIVERTVDFAGSDNPMSDEAMRAAPAKLLHIPTAIGAVVPAYNVPGVTQPLRFTGRVLADIYLGKIRTWNDRAITALNPGVTIPPLPVTVARRSDGSGTTYVFSDYLGKVSPEWKSKVGVGNSLQWPVGTGARGNDGVAGVVKSTPGAIGYVELVYAKQNKLPYGSVQNRAGNFVLADNGPAAAAAQGVVIPADTRVSLTNSANAAAYPITSFTYVIFYQDQKYGNRSEAQGRALKNLLGWMTTTGQQYNEALDYARLPANVSSKVRGLLNSMTYGGKKL from the coding sequence ATGAAGACTTTCCTCCTGGGCCTCGCCCTGGTGACGACCGGAAGTGCCGCCGCGCAGACCGCCCTCACGGGCGCGGGCGCGAGCTTCCCCTATCCGCTGTACTCCAAGATGTTCGCCGAGTACAGGGAAACCACCGGCGTCACCGTCAACTACCAGTCGGTCGGCAGCGGAGCGGGGCAAAAGCAGATCGTCGAGCGCACCGTGGACTTCGCGGGCTCGGACAACCCCATGAGCGACGAGGCGATGAGGGCCGCGCCAGCCAAACTTCTCCATATCCCCACCGCCATCGGCGCGGTCGTGCCCGCCTACAACGTTCCCGGCGTGACCCAGCCGCTGAGGTTCACGGGGCGGGTCCTGGCCGACATCTACCTCGGCAAGATCAGGACCTGGAACGACAGGGCCATCACGGCGCTCAACCCCGGCGTGACCATCCCGCCCCTGCCCGTCACCGTGGCGCGGCGCAGCGACGGCTCGGGCACGACGTACGTGTTCTCGGATTACCTCGGCAAGGTCAGCCCTGAGTGGAAGAGCAAGGTCGGCGTGGGCAACTCCCTTCAGTGGCCGGTGGGCACCGGGGCGCGCGGGAACGACGGGGTGGCGGGCGTGGTCAAGAGCACGCCGGGCGCCATCGGGTACGTCGAACTGGTGTACGCCAAGCAGAACAAGCTCCCGTACGGCAGCGTGCAAAACCGCGCCGGAAATTTTGTGCTCGCCGACAACGGTCCAGCCGCCGCCGCCGCGCAGGGCGTGGTGATCCCGGCGGACACCCGCGTGAGCCTGACGAACAGCGCGAACGCGGCGGCCTATCCCATCACCAGCTTCACCTACGTGATCTTCTACCAGGACCAGAAGTACGGCAACCGCAGCGAGGCGCAGGGCCGGGCGCTCAAGAACCTGCTCGGCTGGATGACGACCACCGGGCAGCAGTACAACGAGGCGCTCGACTACGCGCGGCTGCCCGCCAACGTGTCGAGCAAGGTCAGGGGCCTCCTGAACTCGATGACCTACGGCGGCAAAAAGCTCTGA
- the pstC gene encoding phosphate ABC transporter permease subunit PstC has translation MSESARRPSVRPARSAALSSGGDRVFRGLILALASVIALVFVLSVYQLARESWPALQTFGWRFFTERTWNPVEGAFGAVSMIVGTLVTSLAALAISVPLAVASALFVAEYAPKWLAQPVGYLIELLAAVPSVVYGLWALFVIAPVLGRWQTAYFLDPANLPTITRCNELWAQGQTTLQCFFVPPGAGGRGLALAIIILTVMILPYTASVARDVIRLVPADQREAMYALGATKWEVISRAILPYARAGILGGVILALGRALGETLAVAMVIGDSQEVIRSLWGGASTMASVIANQFGDAQERLHRSSVVALGLTLFFLSVVVNFAARLIIARLTPKGIQ, from the coding sequence ATGAGTGAATCTGCCCGCCGACCATCCGTCCGCCCGGCCCGGAGCGCCGCCCTCTCCAGCGGGGGCGACCGCGTGTTCCGGGGATTGATCCTGGCGCTCGCCTCCGTCATCGCGCTCGTCTTCGTGCTCAGCGTCTACCAGCTTGCCCGGGAGTCGTGGCCCGCCCTCCAGACCTTCGGGTGGCGCTTTTTCACCGAGCGCACCTGGAACCCGGTCGAGGGGGCCTTTGGTGCCGTCAGCATGATCGTCGGCACGCTCGTCACCAGCCTCGCGGCCCTCGCCATCAGCGTTCCCCTGGCGGTGGCCAGCGCCCTGTTCGTGGCCGAGTACGCGCCGAAGTGGCTGGCGCAGCCCGTGGGCTACCTGATCGAGCTGCTCGCCGCCGTGCCCAGCGTGGTGTACGGGCTGTGGGCGCTCTTCGTCATCGCGCCGGTCCTGGGCCGCTGGCAGACCGCCTACTTCCTCGACCCGGCGAACCTGCCCACGATCACCCGCTGCAACGAGCTGTGGGCGCAGGGCCAGACGACCCTCCAGTGCTTCTTCGTGCCGCCGGGTGCGGGGGGACGCGGGCTGGCGCTCGCCATCATCATCCTGACCGTGATGATCTTGCCGTACACCGCCAGCGTGGCGCGCGACGTGATCCGGCTCGTCCCCGCCGATCAGCGGGAGGCGATGTACGCGCTCGGGGCGACGAAATGGGAGGTCATCTCGCGCGCCATCTTGCCCTACGCCCGCGCCGGGATTCTGGGCGGCGTGATCCTCGCGCTGGGCCGGGCGCTGGGTGAGACGCTGGCGGTGGCGATGGTGATCGGGGACAGCCAGGAGGTCATCAGGAGCCTGTGGGGCGGCGCGAGCACGATGGCCTCCGTGATCGCCAACCAGTTCGGCGACGCGCAGGAGCGGCTGCACCGTTCGAGCGTGGTGGCGCTGGGATTGACCCTCTTCTTCCTGAGCGTGGTCGTGAACTTCGCCGCCCGCCTCATCATCGCGCGCCTGACGCCCAAGGGCATCCAGTGA
- the pstA gene encoding phosphate ABC transporter permease PstA, which produces MRAATATPARPRARLSPARRVKNLLMGALILLATVIVVAPLILIFVYLLREGLGAMNLAFFTRTPAPEGEAGGGLLNAITGSLMMLAMASVIGVGVGVAGGIFLAEYPRHPLMPTIRMLSDVLAGIPAIVMGLVAYGLIVLAFGFSGIAGALALGFLMIPIVVRTTEEVLKLVPLTVREAGLALGLPQWLVILRIVLPAAAGGIVTGVMLALARVAGEAAPLLFTAFGNVSVNLDPTKPMSALPLEIYRGATSAYDENQRLAKAGALLLITLIFLTSLLARWASRRR; this is translated from the coding sequence ATGCGGGCCGCGACGGCGACCCCCGCCCGTCCCCGCGCCCGGCTCAGCCCGGCCCGGCGGGTGAAGAACCTCCTGATGGGCGCCCTGATCCTGCTCGCCACGGTGATTGTCGTGGCGCCCCTGATCCTGATCTTCGTGTACCTGCTGCGCGAGGGGCTGGGGGCGATGAACCTGGCGTTCTTCACCCGCACGCCCGCGCCGGAGGGCGAGGCAGGAGGCGGCCTCCTGAACGCGATCACCGGCAGCCTGATGATGCTGGCGATGGCGAGCGTGATCGGTGTGGGGGTCGGCGTGGCGGGGGGCATCTTCCTCGCCGAGTACCCGCGTCACCCGCTGATGCCGACCATCCGGATGCTCAGCGACGTGCTCGCCGGGATTCCCGCCATCGTGATGGGGCTGGTCGCCTACGGATTGATCGTGCTCGCCTTCGGTTTCTCGGGGATTGCCGGGGCGCTGGCCCTGGGCTTCCTGATGATTCCCATCGTCGTGCGGACGACCGAGGAGGTGCTCAAGCTCGTGCCCCTCACCGTGCGGGAAGCCGGGCTGGCGCTGGGGTTGCCCCAGTGGCTCGTCATCCTGCGAATCGTGCTGCCCGCCGCCGCCGGGGGGATCGTCACGGGCGTGATGCTGGCCCTGGCCCGCGTCGCCGGGGAGGCCGCACCGCTGCTGTTCACCGCCTTCGGCAACGTCAGCGTCAACCTCGACCCCACCAAACCGATGAGCGCGCTGCCCCTGGAAATCTACCGGGGCGCCACGAGCGCCTACGACGAGAACCAGCGCCTCGCCAAGGCCGGTGCGCTCCTCCTCATCACCCTGATCTTCCTCACCAGCCTGCTGGCCCGCTGGGCGAGCCGACGCCGGTAG
- the pstB gene encoding phosphate ABC transporter ATP-binding protein PstB, which yields MSLLLSAQDVSIYYGDKQAVRGVHLDVQRGTVNALIGPSGCGKTTFLRAINRMHDLTPGARVTGQITLDGEDVYGPGVDPVTMRRRVGMVFQKPNPFPTMSVLDNVLSGLKLAGVRDKGRLMEVAERSLRGAALWEEVKDRLKMPATGLSGGQQQRLCIARALAVEPEILLMDEPTSALDPASTAKIEDLMTDLKKVTTIIIVTHNMHQAARVSDTTSFFLNGDLVEHGVTSQVFTSPRDDRTEAYVTGRFG from the coding sequence ATGTCCCTCCTTCTCAGCGCGCAAGACGTGAGCATCTACTACGGCGACAAACAGGCCGTGCGGGGCGTCCACCTCGACGTTCAGCGCGGCACCGTGAACGCCCTGATCGGCCCGAGCGGCTGCGGCAAGACGACCTTTCTGCGGGCGATCAACCGGATGCACGACCTGACGCCCGGGGCGCGCGTGACTGGGCAGATCACCCTCGACGGCGAGGACGTGTACGGGCCCGGCGTGGACCCGGTGACCATGCGCCGCCGGGTCGGCATGGTGTTCCAGAAGCCCAACCCCTTTCCCACCATGAGCGTGCTCGACAACGTGCTGAGCGGCCTCAAGCTCGCAGGCGTGCGCGACAAGGGGCGGCTGATGGAGGTCGCCGAACGCTCGCTGCGGGGGGCGGCGCTCTGGGAGGAGGTCAAAGACCGCCTGAAGATGCCCGCGACCGGCCTGTCCGGCGGTCAACAGCAGCGGCTGTGCATCGCGCGGGCGCTGGCGGTCGAGCCCGAAATCCTGCTGATGGACGAGCCGACCTCGGCGCTCGACCCGGCGAGCACGGCGAAGATCGAGGACCTGATGACGGACCTCAAAAAGGTCACGACCATCATCATCGTGACCCACAACATGCACCAGGCGGCGCGGGTGTCGGACACGACCTCATTTTTCCTCAACGGCGACCTCGTGGAGCACGGCGTGACGAGTCAGGTCTTCACCTCCCCGCGCGACGACCGGACGGAAGCCTACGTGACCGGGCGCTTCGGCTAA
- a CDS encoding phosphate signaling complex PhoU family protein: MTNGEASTAHLTARFLRMLSIALEELDAVRDASGRAEYAGLAARAGELERETDLLEREIEDACLAAFAQPLTPEELAFHLMVFRSLTNLERVGDYALRVARDLEHLAPRTRSATLQDVLPLVNLLVTMVERLAYAFAERDVEAAREVMRLDAEEVDALYEQMTRASVTRLLERPDDTEVALTAGRMARSLERLGDHLVNVAERLEALVLRGGVRVEEMRAG, from the coding sequence ATGACGAACGGCGAGGCGAGCACGGCGCACCTGACGGCGCGGTTCCTGCGGATGCTCAGCATCGCGCTGGAGGAACTCGACGCCGTGCGGGACGCCTCCGGGCGGGCGGAGTACGCGGGGCTCGCCGCCCGCGCGGGGGAACTGGAGCGCGAGACCGACCTGTTGGAGCGCGAGATCGAAGACGCCTGCCTCGCCGCCTTCGCGCAGCCGCTCACGCCGGAGGAACTCGCCTTCCACCTGATGGTCTTTCGCAGCCTGACCAACCTGGAGCGGGTCGGAGACTACGCCCTGCGGGTGGCGCGCGACCTCGAACACCTCGCTCCCCGCACCCGCAGCGCCACCTTGCAGGACGTGCTTCCGCTCGTGAATCTGCTCGTCACGATGGTCGAGCGCCTCGCCTACGCCTTCGCCGAGCGCGACGTGGAGGCCGCCCGCGAGGTGATGCGCCTCGACGCCGAGGAGGTGGACGCCCTGTACGAGCAGATGACCCGCGCGAGCGTGACCCGGTTGCTGGAGCGTCCCGATGACACGGAGGTCGCCCTCACCGCCGGACGGATGGCCCGCAGCCTGGAGCGGCTGGGCGACCACCTCGTCAACGTGGCCGAGCGGCTGGAGGCGCTGGTGCTGCGCGGCGGGGTCCGGGTCGAGGAGATGCGGGCGGGCTGA